In Elephas maximus indicus isolate mEleMax1 chromosome 7, mEleMax1 primary haplotype, whole genome shotgun sequence, the following proteins share a genomic window:
- the SERPINH1 gene encoding serpin H1, with the protein MRALLLISTFCFLAMALAAEVKKPAAAAAAPGTPEKLSPKAATLAERSAGLAFSLYQAMAKDQAVENILLSPVVVASSLGLVSLGGKATTASQAKAVLSAEQLRDEEVHAGLGELLRSFSNNTARNVTWKLGSRLYGPSSVSFADDFVRSSKQHYNCEHSKINFRDKRSALQSINEWAAQTTDGKLPEVTKDVERTDGALLVNAMFFKPHWDERFHHKMVDNRGFMVTRSYTVGVTMMHRTGLYNYYDDEKEKLQIVEMPLAHKLSSLIILMPHHVEPLERLEKLLTKEQLKMWMGKMQKKAVAISLPKGVVEVTHDLQKHLAGLGLTEAIDKNKADLSRMSGKKDLYLASVYHAAAFEWDTEGNPFDQDIYGREELRSPKLFYADHPFIFLVRDTQSGSLLFIGRLVRPKGDKMRDEL; encoded by the exons ATGCGGGCCCTTCTGCTCATCAGCACCTTCTGTTTCCTGGCCATGGCCCTGGCTGCTGAGGTGAAGAAGCCGGCTGCAGCAGCCGCAGCTCCTGGCACCCCAGAGAAGCTGAGCCCTAAGGCAGCCACACTGGCTGAGCGCAGTGCTGGCCTGGCCTTCAGTCTGTACCAGGCTATGGCCAAGGACCAGGCAGTGGAGAATATCCTGCTGTCGCCCGTGGTGGTGGCCTCATCACTGGGGCTTGTGTCGTTGGGTGGCAAGGCGACCACGGCATCACAGGCCAAGGCAGTGCTGAGTGCAGAGCAGCTGCGTGACGAGGAGGTACACGCGGGCCTGGGTGAGCTGCTGCGTTCGTTCAGCAACAACACTGCGCGCAATGTGACCTGGAAGCTGGGCAGCCGGCTGTATGGGCCCAGCTCGGTGAGCTTTGCCGATGACTTTGTGCGCAGCAGCAAACAGCACTACAACTGTGAGCACTCCAAGATCAACTTCCGCGACAAGCGCAGCGCCCTACAGTCCATCAATGAGTGGGCCGCGCAGACCACCGACGGCAAGCTGCCTGAGGTCACCAAAGACGTGGAGCGCACAGACGGCGCCCTGCTGGTCAACGCCATGTTCTTTAAGC CACACTGGGACGAGAGATTCCATCACAAGATGGTGGACAACCGTGGCTTCATGGTGACCCGTTCCTATACTGTGGGTGTCACGATGATGCATCGCACAG GCCTCTACAACTACTATGATGATGAGAAGGAGAAGCTGCAAATTGTGGAGATGCCCCTGGCCCACAAGCTCTCCAGCCTCATCATTCTCATGCCCCACCACGTGGAGCCCCTCGAGCGCCTTGAAAAGCTGCtgaccaaggagcagctgaagaTGTGGATGGGGAAGATGCAGAAGAAGGCTGTGGCCATCTCGCTGCCCAAGGGTGTGGTGGAGGTGACCCACGACCTGCAG AAACACCTGGCTGGCCTGGGCCTGACTGAGGCCATCGACAAGAACAAGGCAGACCTGTCGCGTATGTCGGGCAAGAAGGACCTGTACCTGGCCAGCGTGTACCATGCCGCTGCCTTTGAGTGGGACACAGAGGGTAACCCTTTTGACCAGGACATCTACGGGCGTGAGGAGCTACGCAGCCCCAAGCTGTTCTACGCTGATCACCCCTTCATCTTCCTGGTGCGAGACACCCAGAGTGGCTCCCTGCTGTTCATTGGGCGCCTGGTCCGGCCCAAGGGTGACAAGATGCGTGATGAGTTGTAG